Proteins encoded by one window of Salmonirosea aquatica:
- the tnpA gene encoding IS200/IS605 family transposase, which yields MADAFTQVYIHLVFAPRRREALIRPEWEVRLHQYITGIVQERGHKLLAIGGMPDHIHIFIGQKLSEALPDLVREIKNASNDFVKKERLSPFKFDWQNGYGAFSHSRSQMDAVCKYILNQKEHHRKRTFKEEFLKLCEDFGIETGRKEFFSWFE from the coding sequence ATGGCCGACGCTTTCACGCAGGTATACATTCATCTCGTTTTTGCACCCCGTCGTCGGGAGGCTCTGATTCGCCCTGAATGGGAGGTACGTTTGCATCAATATATTACGGGCATCGTGCAGGAGCGTGGACACAAATTGCTGGCTATCGGCGGAATGCCGGATCACATTCATATTTTTATTGGTCAAAAACTCTCGGAAGCCCTTCCTGATTTGGTCAGGGAAATCAAAAACGCTTCAAATGATTTTGTGAAAAAGGAAAGACTGAGCCCCTTCAAGTTCGACTGGCAAAATGGCTATGGCGCGTTCTCGCACAGTCGTTCGCAAATGGACGCGGTCTGTAAGTATATCCTGAATCAAAAAGAACATCATAGGAAAAGGACTTTCAAAGAAGAGTTTTTGAAGTTATGTGAGGATTTTGGGATTGAAACGGGCCGTAAAGAATTCTTTTCGTGGTTTGAATAA
- a CDS encoding beta-N-acetylhexosaminidase, with amino-acid sequence MLNKTKTLPLKPALSIAALTLLFSCGSDNPAILSEQSLIPLPVTVTASDSLFELTENTDIYVPQNSEEVKGIGQYLADKLNPSTGLGMEVKPTDAAPAAGNMYLALTEADTTLGDEGYELAISTTGVKLTAHQPAGLFRGIQTLRQALPADVEKSDKQSGSWKIPTGTIRDYPTYAYRGAMLDVARHFFSVEDVKRYIDLIAAYKMNALHLHLSDDQGWRIEIKSWPKLTSLGSKSEVGGGEGGFYTQEQYKDIVKYAQERYIMIIPEIDMPGHTNAALSSYPELNCNEKDPNPKPYTGIEVGFSTLCTSKEITYKFVDDVVRELAEMTPGPYLHMGGDESHVTPMEDYIPFVNRVQDIVQSHGKQMIGWDEVTNASLKPTSVAQYWAKAEYAQSAAKQGAKVIVSPAKKAYLDMQYDSTSKYGLHWAAYIELDSAYNWEPSTMVPGVTSTNILGIEAPIWTETIDNMEALEYMAFPRLPGLAEIGWSPKSVRNWEGYRTRLGKHGKRMEAMGIDYYPSKQVDWGK; translated from the coding sequence ATGTTAAATAAAACCAAAACCCTCCCACTAAAACCTGCGCTATCCATTGCCGCGCTGACCCTACTCTTCTCCTGCGGCAGCGATAACCCCGCCATTCTTTCGGAGCAAAGCCTGATTCCCCTGCCGGTGACCGTCACAGCTTCTGATAGCCTGTTTGAGTTGACGGAGAATACCGACATCTACGTTCCTCAGAATTCGGAAGAAGTCAAAGGGATTGGCCAGTACCTGGCCGATAAATTAAATCCGTCCACCGGGCTGGGCATGGAAGTAAAGCCCACGGATGCAGCTCCGGCCGCGGGCAATATGTATCTCGCCCTTACCGAAGCCGATACCACCTTAGGTGACGAAGGCTACGAACTGGCCATATCGACTACCGGGGTAAAACTCACAGCCCACCAGCCGGCCGGACTTTTCCGGGGCATTCAGACCCTGAGACAGGCCCTGCCGGCCGATGTCGAAAAATCGGACAAGCAATCGGGTTCCTGGAAAATACCGACAGGTACCATCCGCGATTACCCTACCTATGCATATCGGGGCGCGATGCTGGACGTGGCCCGACATTTTTTCAGTGTCGAGGACGTGAAACGCTACATCGACCTGATTGCCGCCTACAAGATGAATGCACTACACCTGCATCTTTCGGATGATCAGGGTTGGCGGATCGAGATAAAATCCTGGCCTAAGCTTACCTCCTTAGGCAGCAAGAGCGAAGTAGGGGGCGGCGAAGGCGGCTTCTACACACAGGAACAATACAAAGACATTGTGAAGTACGCCCAGGAGCGGTACATCATGATCATCCCCGAAATTGACATGCCGGGACACACCAATGCCGCACTGTCCTCCTACCCCGAGCTGAATTGCAACGAAAAAGATCCGAACCCAAAGCCCTATACAGGTATCGAAGTGGGATTCAGCACGCTGTGTACCAGCAAGGAAATTACCTATAAGTTTGTGGATGACGTGGTTCGTGAGTTGGCTGAAATGACGCCGGGGCCCTACCTGCACATGGGTGGCGACGAGTCGCACGTGACACCTATGGAAGATTACATTCCGTTTGTGAACCGGGTACAGGACATCGTGCAGTCGCACGGCAAGCAGATGATCGGCTGGGACGAAGTCACTAACGCCAGTCTGAAGCCTACCTCCGTGGCCCAGTACTGGGCCAAAGCCGAGTATGCGCAGTCAGCCGCTAAGCAAGGTGCGAAGGTGATTGTATCGCCCGCGAAAAAAGCGTATTTGGATATGCAGTATGACTCCACATCGAAGTACGGTCTGCACTGGGCTGCCTATATTGAACTCGATAGTGCCTATAACTGGGAGCCCTCCACCATGGTACCGGGCGTGACCAGCACTAATATCCTGGGTATCGAGGCCCCCATCTGGACCGAAACTATCGACAACATGGAAGCACTGGAATACATGGCTTTTCCGCGCCTGCCGGGCTTAGCTGAGATCGGCTGGTCGCCCAAATCGGTACGTAACTGGGAAGGGTACCGTACCCGACTGGGCAAGCACGGAAAGCGCATGGAAGCGATGGGGATTGATTATTATCCCTCTAAGCAGGTCGATTGGGGGAAGTAG
- a CDS encoding prohibitin family protein produces MFFIVIGLLLVVAGFAINTPSLPVSRYSRPVKIIGIVIALVGALTASIRQIDAGTVGVQSLFGKVSSNVLETGLNFVNPLVEVVVFDTKTQNYTMSATTAEGDQSGDDAIRVLSADGLEVVIDLTVLYKILPTSAPNIYKEIGRDYKDKIVRPLARTRIRDNAVYYDAVSLYSKKRDEFQDRIYKTIDKDFKDRGLILEQLLIRNIDLPESVKKTIESKINAEQDAQKMEFVLQKEKQEAERKRVEAKGISDYQTIIASSLTDRQLQYEMINAQKELAKSPNSKIVIMGGSKGGYPSS; encoded by the coding sequence ATGTTTTTCATAGTCATCGGTCTGCTGCTAGTAGTGGCGGGCTTTGCCATCAATACCCCTTCCCTTCCCGTTTCCCGGTATTCACGCCCCGTCAAAATCATCGGCATTGTCATTGCCTTGGTGGGCGCACTTACCGCCAGCATCCGGCAAATCGACGCGGGTACTGTCGGCGTGCAATCGCTCTTTGGAAAGGTGAGTTCCAATGTACTTGAAACCGGCCTGAACTTCGTTAACCCCTTGGTTGAGGTTGTTGTATTCGACACCAAAACCCAAAATTACACCATGTCGGCTACTACCGCCGAAGGCGATCAGTCGGGTGACGACGCCATCCGTGTGCTGTCGGCTGATGGGCTTGAAGTGGTGATCGATCTTACGGTACTTTATAAAATTCTACCTACCTCTGCGCCCAACATTTACAAAGAGATTGGGCGTGACTACAAGGACAAGATTGTGCGCCCCCTGGCCCGTACCCGTATCCGCGACAACGCCGTGTATTATGATGCGGTTTCGCTTTATTCCAAAAAACGCGATGAGTTCCAGGACCGGATCTACAAAACCATTGATAAGGATTTCAAAGACCGGGGACTGATTCTCGAACAACTCCTGATCCGGAATATTGATCTACCGGAATCGGTCAAGAAAACCATTGAGTCTAAAATCAACGCCGAACAGGATGCCCAAAAGATGGAATTTGTGTTGCAGAAAGAAAAACAGGAGGCCGAGCGGAAGCGCGTAGAGGCCAAGGGTATCTCGGACTATCAGACCATCATCGCCAGCAGCCTGACCGACCGGCAGCTACAATACGAGATGATCAACGCCCAGAAAGAACTGGCCAAGTCGCCCAACTCCAAGATCGTTATCATGGGTGGCTCCAAGGGGGGGTACCCCTCATCCTGA